A window of Actinomycetota bacterium genomic DNA:
CATAGCAGGTCATGTGCCACTGTTGGTATGTGAGCAGCCCGTCCGGACCGTAGTCAGATAGTCAGTCCGCCTATGTCGAAAGGGGTTGAACATGAAGAGCAACCGACTCTCTAATCTTTTGTTTGTGGGACTACTCCTAGCCTTCGCTCTATTTGCCGCAGGATGCGCCGCTCAAGAATCCGACGGACAAGGACAATCGACGGGTGGGGCGTATGCGCCTGATCCGATGCCTGAGGATCCGAACAGCCCCCAAGCTTTGACTGACCGGAGATGTTCGATGTGTCACTCTCTCGATCGGGTGTATGAGGCGGATTTCGATCGCGCCGGGTGGCAAGAGACCATGGAGAGGATGCAATCACTAGGACTGGTGGTCACTGACGAAGAGTTCCAGGTCATATTGGACTTCCTGGCAGAGAGATAGCTACATCAGGGCACCAGGAAATACTTGTCCGAAACAAGTAAAAGGGCGTTTTCAGGCAGCACGCGAGCTTCGAAGGGCGTGGAAGAGGCCAACAGTTCACCATCGAACTGAACGGGAAGCGCAGGGTCTGCTTCAATGCGGACATGCGACGCTACGTACGTTTCCACCCCCGCTGTTCGGTCTGCATGCTGACCTGTGGTCCGGTCTATGATTGCCGCCCAAACCGCAGGTATCAACTCGAAAGCGTTGCGAGTGCGCAGCACGATGACTTCGAATAGCCCATCTCGGGGGTCGCTGGCGTGGATGAGCGGAAGATCGAACTGCAGTCTGGCAACGTTTGCGACCAACACGGCGATCCCTTCGGTCTCAACGGTCTTGCCATCCAGGGTGAGCCGGAACTTGGAAATGGTAGGCATCAGATTTGCCAGCGCACCAACGAGGTATGCGGAAACCCCGATGGAAGGCTTCAGCTCCTGAGCGGCTAGCATTATTGATGCATCGAAGCC
This region includes:
- a CDS encoding diacylglycerol kinase, with protein sequence MRILCIINDRAGQSDISIYECIRAIGKSGSETVVRYLHGGTSLREVTRDASQFDRVIACGGDGTVTGVCYAMRGTGAPVLAYPAGTANLLAMNLRMPYDPRELAAITLGNETTPIDICELSVGEVGTPERRTEGFMIAAGAGFDASIMLAAQELKPSIGVSAYLVGALANLMPTISKFRLTLDGKTVETEGIAVLVANVARLQFDLPLIHASDPRDGLFEVIVLRTRNAFELIPAVWAAIIDRTTGQHADRTAGVETYVASHVRIEADPALPVQFDGELLASSTPFEARVLPENALLLVSDKYFLVP